The genomic interval CCTGGTTACCAGCCNNNNNNNNNNNNNNNNNNNNNNNNNNNNNNNNNNNNNNNNNNNNNNNNNNNNNNNNNNNNNNNNNNNNNNNNNNNNNNNNNNNNNNNNNNNNNNNNNNNNgcctcccctccccctgctctgcgctcccccgctcccccctccGGGCCCGGGCGGCGGCGCGGGCGCGCTGAGTGTGCCCTCTGGTCCTCCTGCAGGACGTCCGCGGGCGAGCAGGTGACGGCGCGGCGTCGGGCATGGCAGCCGCCTGGCGGCGCGCTCTGCTGCTCCTGCTGGCCTGGCAGCTCGCGTGCTCGGGGAGCCCCCCGGACGAGGACGAGGTTCCCGAGGAGTGGCTGCTCCTGCACGTGGTGCAGGGCCACATAGGCGCCGGCAACTACAGCTACCTGCGCCTGAACCACGAGGGCAAGATCGTCCTGCAGATGCGGAGCGTGCGGGGGGACGCGGACCTGTACGTGTCCGACAGCACGCTGCACCCCAGCTTCGACGACTACGACCTGCAGTCGGTGACGTGCGGCCCGGACGCCGTGGCCATCCCCGCGCACTTCCGGCGGCCCGTGGGCATCGGGGTGTACGGGCACCCGTCCCACCACGAGAGCGAGTTCGAGATGAAGGTGTACTACGACCGCGCGGTGGAGCGGTCCCCGTTCGGGGAGGCGGCCTACGCGGGCGGGACGGGCCCGGGCCCGCGGCCGGCGTCCGCGCCCGAGGACGCGCCCCCGGAGGAGGAGTCCGTGCTCTGGACCGTCTTAATTGGCGTCCTGAAACTGGTCCTGGAGATTCTCTTCTGATCCCTCCAACGTGCCCCGAGCGAGCCCCGACAGCGCGAGCCGGTGGCGCGCTTGCCGCCCGGAGGTCTCCTTCCAAACCTAAAGCCATGCGATTTCGTTACCTCACTTACCCCGAAAGCAGGGAAAGCGGCAAGAAGCACGTTGCTCTTTTTCAGTCCTCAAAGTTCCTGCAAGAGGAATACGCACAATAAAATGTTCCAACTCCTGTGATGGGTCTGTCAGGGGCATAGGAAGTTTAGACAAAACGCAGCACCCTCCCCGCGGCCGCGCCGCCCAGCCGGAATGGCTGGTGGCTGCGCCTTCACTCCGACTCGAGGTGAGGTCACAACGTGCACACCTGAGCAGGTCGGAAAGGTATCCAGTTCTTCCTGGTGGCTCGCCCAGGGCCTAAAGTGCGGTGCCTGCCTCCCTGCCAGCGAACGTTATTTGCATCCATCACCTGAGACAGTACTTTTGTTATGCCACCCGGGACTGGCCAGAAACGAGCAATTAGGAAAACTTCTTGCAAACAGTAACTTTCAGGCCAAGGAGAAATAGTTAAGCACTTCAATTAAGTTGCCTGTATTTCCACTAAATTTATGGAAAGCCAAAGCACCAAGagacgttaaaaaataaaaagaacagaaaatgaactATTTCTCTGCCTGAAATTGGCTTTAAGGGGAATAGTTGCTTGTAACAAATAAATCGATTTACAGATTTTAAGCACATGGTTAATTTCAGAAATCTTTTATTggcataaaatggaaaatgtaaataaattggCACCAAGTATTTCATTTAAATCCATATTACAATATTGggattaaaaactattttatccCTCTttgctgtttttcccccttctgcccACCTTCCTGGGTGTTGGGGGGGCGCGCTGACAACAGTCACAAATCCAGCGACCTAGGAGAAAAATTGTTAGTTAATATagtatgaaatttaatttttttagggcTGAATTTTAAACCTATTTGGCTCTCCTTCCTTAGCTATCACTAGTGGTATTTTTTGGTGAATGTGTGATGTGAAGGGCACCAGGAAGTTCCttaatttaaggagaaaaatgtaaattttctttagGACAATCTGTAATCAATGCCATGTTAAAATTCAGTGCAAGCTGGTGGGGGAGGACAGGACATCAGTACCATATAATCTGGACCCTTTAAAAATTACCACAACCCTTTCTGAAACCCAGACAGGGTCAtactttaaaagttcaaaagtaTACATCGTCTGTAAACCCTGTCACTGACCCGGGCGTATCTCCAGCCTTTTACTCGGCTGTTCAGTGGCAGCTGCAGGTCTCAACTGCTCTCAAGTCCTGGTGCCCCCGACACAGCACTTTACGCTTCCCAAGCATCGGACCCCGCAGCTATGCACCGCGCTAGGTACTCCATCGGAGTGACTGCTGAACTTCCCGTCACCTGCTGCTTAATGACCCGGGAATCCGTTCTGGGCGTGGGTTTTATCAAGTATTATACAGTTTACTATGCAAGTTAAAAGTCCTAAATTTACACAATTATGTGTAATATTTTCGTCCAATTACTGTGATTTATTCTTCGATTCTGTGTTCCAAAGTTACCTGGAATTGTTATGCtgcctcattttatagaaatcTGGTTTACTATTTATAAAGGCATAGtcatttttgttaagtttctgaatagaggatataaaaataaaatcaaggctTTGAAACGAATGGATACTCTTGCTTTAGCTCTTTCACTAGAAAGACCTGAGTTCATTCTATACATTGAGCTCTATTCCAAAACTTGGACAAGGCCCTCTGACGCCCCTTTGTCCCTTAGCCGGATTACCTAGGGATAAAAAGTAGGTAGACGTTATCTGGACGGTCACAGCTTTGGTAACGTCTTGGGAACAGAAGGACCTCTATGGTGTTTAAGCAGCCTTTAAGAAAATGATGGGAGAGTCCCTTCACTCCTCTTTGTAATCTTTACCTGATGGAATAGCACCAAGGCCCACACAAAAAGTATGATAACCTCTGTCACACACATCACAGAACATCATTTCTTCTTCATGGTGGGGTTGTCCACATATAATGCAAGTTTTACACTCCATGCATTGCCATGGGTAGGTCTTAATCATAGAAACAAGCTCCATGGTCATATCCAGGCAAGAAGGATggcctaaaccaaaatcaagattaGTATTTCACAAAAGAATTTTGAATTTAATATGGCATAATAAAATGCTAGTTTGCTTTGGGATTTCTCAAGATGGCTAAATGTCTAATCAAAGAAACGAAAACACAGATGGGAGGAAAATACATGGGCTCCGTCTCTACGCCTTACAAGCTCCCTATACATTTGATGGGTCTTTGGTTCGGGTCTGGCTGACCACTAAACCTCCTGGTTTCTGAAGCAACAACGAGGGAGGTTAAAACGGGAAGAAGACGTGGCAGTACTTACCGCTGTTCTCACACTGGGAGCAGTGTATAAGTGATTCAGCCTTCCCTCTCTTGTTGGACTCCTTACCCTTCAGACAAATTCCACACAGAGCATTGGGAATGACCTTTGGCTGGAAGGGTAGAAGAGGGCTATAAATTCATGCCAGAAGCACTCACTCTGGGTCATAAGGAATTGTTACTGCCTTATCTTTACTTTCGGTATCTCGCTAGCGCGGGTCTTTTAGGAAGACCGAACTTGAGAGGGCTGGCTCTCAACATACTCAAGCCCTTAGATGTCGTTTTAGAATGTCGTCAACAGCGTGATCTCGAGGCAGGGTTCAGTGTAGCATCCTGTCTCCACACGCCCAGCAAGGCCTGATTTCTGGGCTGGGCGGGAGGACTAACCGCCATGCCAAACTGCACTGTGAACTGGAAGAAGAAATCCGGGTGCCAAGTGACCCTCACATGTGAGGGAGGCGTCTGGTAAAACAGAAGACTCGGTCTTAAGCAGCTTATatactgattttgtttaaaaactggttatttctcaaagagaaagagaTCTATAAAACATGTTACCAAATCaatgttttaacatttctaattaaaaaatgcctCATCCATACACTGTTATGTGTataaacatttctggaaaatagCTGTGATTATGCCCTTTGCGGATCTGATCATAGAGAGCTTATGCTTGGGGGAGAGCACTGAGTACAAGACACaaaacatggaagagaaaagtAAGCTTTCAGGCAAGCCAAAATCTGATCGCTTACAAAGGTACAGACACCCTCACCTCTTGAGTACCATTCATTTTTCAGATTAAAGATCTGCTCCATCCAATGACAGTATATTTGGGTTTTAAAATCCCTTTAGCAAAACAtggaaaaggacaaagaagaaaagcacCTACAATCACCAGGGGAGAGAGCATCCAAACACCCCAGTTTTGACCATAATGAAATGACGCTCACTCGTGCTAAATGAACACGTAAAGCAACGGTGGCAGAAAAAGCAGAGCAAGCACGGCCCAGGATGGATGGGCTAGGACCATACAGGTGTAAGGGACTAGGGGGAAGTTACCAGATTATTATATTTCCGTTTTATTCCAATCCAGCCAAATgcatcttctctttccctttcctaaGTTATTAAACCAAAGAGGAGCCTAAAGGAAACTCCAACTTTGTTTATAGTAGTCCAGCTTTGAAATGTCTCACTGCCACCTTCAAAACCTTAGGCCTAAACAATTTGTTCTtaattctttcaagtttttatttttttaaattgtctttctttTGCAAAAGATGACAGAggcattcaaaaataatttttggcttatttattttaaaaaagtcaaccttatacataaatataaaacaatagcTCTAAACAATCACACATGTgtctacaaaataataaatatcatgggagttaaaacatacatataaaacttTACCGTTAACTATTCTACATCTGCGGTTAAGTGTATGTCTACACCCTGCCCCCCAACACCAGGGCAGCGTCACGTGCTCACACCGTGGGAGTCTTACGGAGCAGGCCCCttccgctgctgctgctgctacatTCTAAGAATAAGGTTCTCACTGTGTTTCCTccagtaaataaaaaatagctaCCAGTGCGCTTCTAGGAGCCGAGTTCCGATTCGGTGACGACCAAATCCGGAAGTGCCGTCACATGCAGCAGGAAGCTCCCTCTCAGCACACCAG from Suricata suricatta isolate VVHF042 chromosome 7, meerkat_22Aug2017_6uvM2_HiC, whole genome shotgun sequence carries:
- the C7H6orf120 gene encoding UPF0669 protein C6orf120 homolog, whose protein sequence is MAAAWRRALLLLLAWQLACSGSPPDEDEVPEEWLLLHVVQGHIGAGNYSYLRLNHEGKIVLQMRSVRGDADLYVSDSTLHPSFDDYDLQSVTCGPDAVAIPAHFRRPVGIGVYGHPSHHESEFEMKVYYDRAVERSPFGEAAYAGGTGPGPRPASAPEDAPPEEESVLWTVLIGVLKLVLEILF